CGCTTCGTGACGATCCAAGGCATGGCCGCAAGGGCACGTGACCAGGTATTTCACTGCCGGTCTCCTTTCAGGAAACCGATCATAGTCGAGAAAGCTGGGATGTGCCGTACGGTGCCGTACGGTAACCGCAAGGTTGTCGCTGTCAGCGCTCGACTGCCAGCGCGGTTCTTTCAGCGGCGGGCGAGCGTGCGCACTGCGGCCAGCGTCTTGGCGACGTGCTCCTGCGGCTGGAACATGCTGGTGAACGACTCGACGATCGTGCCGTCCTGCGCGATCACGTACGAGGTGCGGTTGGGCACGTTGGCGACCAGCGCGACGTCGTACTGCTTCCCGACCGCGAGGCCCGGATCGCTGCCGATCAGGAACGTCGATTGGCATTCCTGGGTCGAGAACTTCTTCTGCGTCTCGATGTCGTCGCCGCTCAGCCCGATGATCGTCGCGCCGAACTCGGCGAATTGCGGCGCGGCCGCCGAGAACGCGTTGGCCTCCACGATGCAACCCGATGTGAACGACTTGGGGAAGAAGTAGAGCACGACCGGGCCTTTGCGCAGCTCGTCGCTCAAACGGAAGGTGCGCACGTCACCGCCGAGCGCGGCCTGGACGACGAAGTCCGGCGCGCGCTTCCCGGTGGTCAGGTGCGAGCGCGTGCGGCGAAAGACGAACCCGGCGGCGCCGAGGAGCACCAGAACGACGATTGCGATGACGGCCATTCCTGCCGCTTCGCCCGTGCGCTCTGGCAGCCCCCCAGTACGGCCGCCCCGCTAGTGGCCGGCCCCGGCCATCGCCGGCTGGCGCAGCGACGCCAGCACGGCCGCCGCGCTCTCGGGCGGCGTGCGGAACGAGACCGAGAAGCGGTTCCAGGTGTTGATGATGCTGATCGCCAGCGTCAGGTCGACGATCTCACGCTCGCTGAACTGCGCGCGCAGCTCGGCGAACAGCTCGTCGCCGACGTCTTCCTCGGCCAGGCGCGTCAGCGTTTCGGCGTAGGCCAAGGCCGCGCGCTCGCGCGGCGAGTACCACGGCGCTTCGCGCCAGGCCGGGAGGCCCCACACGCGGTCGCCCGACTCACCGAGATGCTCCAGCTCGCGGTTGTGCATCGCGATGCAGAAGGCGCACGCGTTGATCTGCGAGACGCGCAGGTAGACGAGGGTACGAAGCACCGGCTCCAGTGTGCCCTCGGTGAGATACTTACCGGCCGCGAACAGCGGTTGGATCGCCTCCGGCGCGGCCGTCATGGGGTTGAGTCGTTGGCTCACGTGTACGTTGTCCTCCACCCCGAAGACAACTTGGCGTGAGGATGTGTGACATGGCCGGCCGTCGTGCTAGGGCTCTTCGAGGATGCGCGCCGTCCCTGCGTAGAGTGTGGCCAGGGGTATGGCGACGCTCGGCGCGTGTAGCTCGAGCGTATCCTCGAGCGAGTTGAGCACCGTCTCGGTCCAGGTGCTGGCGAAGCGACGATAGACACACGTCCAGACGCGACGGGAGTCGACCAGCACGTACTCTTGAAGGCTCGGAATGCTCTGATACGCGTCGAGCTTCTCGACACGATCGCGGGTCTTCGAGTCGGGCGAGATCACCTCGATCACGAGCACCGGCGCGACGATCGCGGTTGCTTGCGGATCGAGCGGCTCGCACGTATACGAGACGTCGGGAAAGACATACGTGCGGGCGTCTTGCAAGCGGACCGCCACGTCTGAGGTAAAGGCCTGGCAGCCGGTCGCGGCCACCCCGGCGACCGCAGCGTGCAGACGGCTCGTGAGCACGGCATGCGCGATGCTCCCACCGGCAAACGCGACGACCTCACCCTCGAGCAGCTCGAGCTTCGTCTCCGAGCGAGCCAGTAGCTCCTCGAAGGTGGCTAGGTCTAGCGGTCCCGGCGTCGGGTCGAGCATCGCTACGCCTCCATTGACAACCTTTCGGGTCAGCTAAAACTTTTCGGGTCAGCTGGGAGAGGCGCCTGGTCGGCGCCAGCGCGCCTAGTGGAACATGCCGTGGAAGCCGTAGGGGATGGTCTGCGGGACCTCGGCGCGGGCCAGCTCCGTCAGTGTGCGGGCGTCGAGCACGAGCAGCGCGGAGCGGTCGGCGGCGGCCTCGAGCCCGACGCACAGCAGCACGCCGTCGTCTTCGTCCTGCGCGCCGGGGCGGCCGACGAAGACCGGTTCGCCGACGTAGGTGTTCGGCGCGGTCCAGCTGATGACGTCGCGCGTGTGCGTGTCGACCTTGACGATGTGGTCGAACGCGCCGGCCGGCCAGTCGATCCCGTACGCGTAGCGATACGGTTGCCCGATGCGCTCGCGCGCGACGCGCGGCAGCTCCGTCGTCTCGACGGCGAGGATCTCGACGTCGGCGGTCTCACGGCCGGGTGTGAGCCGGTAGCGACGGAACTCGCCGCGACTGATGTGGGGACCGTCGGGCTGCAAGAGGTGGTCGAGCGAGAGATCGTCGACGATCGTCGCGTCGTCATAGGCGGCGATGTCGACGACGATCGCGTCGGCCTCGTCGTACGCGTTGATGTGGTGGAACGCGAACATTGCCTCGGCGGAGAACGTGCCGACCAGCGCGCCGCCGTCCTTGCGCACGACGTGGATGCGCGTCCCGCGGCCGGGCTCCCAACGGTAGTTCTCGATGAACGGCTTGCGCATCAGCAGCAGATCCAGCGGCCGCACGATCAGCGGATACTCGACCAGGATCAGGTGCTCCGCGGTCGCGGAGAACGCGTGCAGGTAGCAGGGCTGATCGGTGGTGACGGTTGCGACGACGGTGCGGCGCAGCGTGCCGTCGTCGATGCGCACGAACTTGTAGGTCGCGTTGCGGCCCATCTCGATGACGATGTTGAACGTGGCCCGGCGCACGGGATCGTAGACCGTGTGCGCCGTCGTCACTTGGCCGCGCACCTGATCGTCGTACGCGAGCGCGCCCTTTGTCTCGAGCGTGGTGCCGTCGAAGCGCACCGGCTCCGGCGTCTCGGTGAGGGCGAGGTAGTCGCCGGCGAACGGGACGATGTTTACGTTCGCGTTGTGGCCGTTGCTCGACTGGCCAAGCGTGCGCAGCCGCTCGAAGAACGAGCGTTGCGGGTTCGTGCCGAACTCGCTGCTCGCAATGCGGCCGCTGCGCTCGGCCTCGAGGAACGCCGGCGTGCGCAAGAAGCGGTTGCGGTACGAGACCGCACCGTCGGCGATCCCAAATCGGTGGATCATCGCCAGGCCGTCGAACCAGTGGCGATAGCGCTCGGCGCCCACCTCGAAACGCGCCGGCCCGTTGCGCAGCAGCGTCCCGGTCAGCCAGTCCGGCAGGCGCCCGGAGAGGGGGAGCCGGTCGACGGCGATCTCGTGGTTCTGCGAGGCCAGGCCGAGCCCGAAGCCGGCCGAGGTGGCCGCCAGGGTGGAATTCATCGCGCACCTCACGTATCTAAGTGGAATGTCCGAACGACACGTCGAGGCTACTACCGAGCAAAGTGGACTGTCAAGCGACCTGAACGCGACGGCGGCCTCGCTCCTGGGGCTGCTGCTGCGGGGCCCGCAGACCGGCTGGGAGCTCTACGCCGCCTTCGAGGAGTCGATCGGGCACTTCTGGAGCCTCACCCGCAGCCAGGTGTACCGGGAGCTCAAGACGATGGCCGATCGTGGCCTGATCGAGCTGGGCGCGAGCGGCCCGCGCGAGAGCCGCCGCTGCACGATCACGCAGGCCGGCCGCGCCGCCTTCCACGCCTGGATCGCGCGGATGCCCGGCGACGAGATCATCCGCTTCCCGCTGCTGCTCACCATTTTCTTCGGCGAAGCGGTGCCGCCGCAGGCGCTGGTCGATGCGTGCACGGAACATCGCCGCATCCATGCGGAGCGCCTCGCCGTCTACGAAGTGCTGCTGCCGAAAGCGCGCGAGCACACCACGTATAGTGCGCTCGCGCTGGCGTTCGGACTCGACTACGAGCGGATGGTGTTGCGCTGGATCGACGGCCTCCCGTGGATGCGCGCCGAGGACAGCGAGGTCACGTAGCCGGTATCGGATAGCACGTATTGAGGATCCACTTTCCGCCGGTGAACTTGAAGCCGTACGTTATCGAGTGCGCCATGTACAACGTCTTTGCGCTACACGTGCCGTTCGGATTCGCCGCGGTGCACGAGTACGCGTCGAGATGCCCCATATGCAGCTGGTCGAGCGTCATCGTCTGATTGGCGACCTTCCCTTCTGAGCCGCCGGCGCACTGAGCCGTTCCGTAGTAGGTGTACTGCCGCCATGCCGCGGCGTACTTGGCCTTGTCGGCAAAGAGCGTCTTGCCGGCCTGCGACGTCCCCACCGGCGGAGTCTCGCCGAGCACGTGTTGTTTGACGTGACCACCGTCTGCCGTGTTATTGGCAAGGTCGGCGCTGTGGATGATCGTCGGCACGTCCTTGCACGCGGCCGCCGACGCCTGCGCCGTGGAAAGCAGAAACGGCGCCGCAAGCGCGACGCCGATGACCGAAAACAAACCAAGAATACGCATAAACCTACCTCCCGTCATAGGTTGACCTCCACAGTGGAGGCTGAGCGTGCGGTACGGCCTGCCACCGTCGCCGTCCTGCCACACGGGCGCGGACGGCGACGGATCGAATGCGCGTTAGTGCGCGGGGAGGCTCTTGAGGGCCGCCAGCGCCCTGTCGATGTGCGGCAGCGGCTCCATGTCGGTGTACGCCTCGACGATCTGCCCGCTCGGCGCGATCACGTACGAGGTGCGGTTGGCGTACTGGTCGTTGATCTTCGCATCGTACTCGGCCGCGATCTTCAGGGTGGGATCGCTGGCGACCAGGAAGTTCGACCGGCACTCCTGGGTCGAAAACTTCTTCTGGGTCTCGATGTCGTCCGCACTCACCCCGATCACCGTCGCGCCGAGCTTCTTGAAGTCAGCGATATGATCAGAGAAGGCATGCGCCTCGATGGTGCAGCCTTTGGTGAACGACTTTGGGAAGAAGTACAAAACCACGGGCCCATTGGCCAGTGCAGCCCGGAGATCAAACGTCTGTACATCACCACCGAGGGCGGCAAGCGCGGTGAACTCGGGCGCTTTGGCGCCATCAGTTAGTTGAGCGCTCGCTGGTGCTGAGAGGGCCACGGCGGCCGTGGCGAGGATCGGCACAATCATCGAAACACGCATGACGTATCACGCCTTCGCGATCAGCATAGCAATACCCATCATCGCGCCGAAAGTCTGAGCGATCTCTGAATGGCCTCGGCGCGCGCGGAACTCGACAGTAAGTATATCGAAGCCAGTAAACCGTGCCAAGCGCACTTGCGGCAGGGATCCTCAAAGATGTGTTCGACCATTCCGGTCACCAACACCGGCGTAGAACCTCGCGTGTTGCATCTGAAAAGTCGCGACTTCCGCTATCGACGCTAATACCGACCGCGCGTGCCGCGTCGTGAGCCGTGCTCGCAGGACTAGGCACCTCGAGCTCTCCGCCGCCGCTCGGCCAGGCCGAGCCACGCCGTTGTCGCTACCCCCAAGTTGCGGCAGACGCGTACTGTCGACCTACCGCATCGGACCAATCAGTAGGCACCGGCTGTCGCACAGATCTGCTCGCTAGCCGATCGTCTACCAAGCCCGAAACGCCGAGCGTCGCGCGCCCAACCCGTTTCGAAATCCCGCCCCGCATCCACCCGGAGGTTCGCGGCTCGACGCTATTTGTCGTGAGCTACGTCGTGATTTGTAGCGTTAGCCAAAGTGCTGCCTCGAGATCATCGAGGGTAGTGCGGCATTAATTCTCGAGCGTACCTAAGCTCCACCTGTGCCTCTCGCTGGCTCTGGAAACCGATCAGCGTGCTTCCGGATCCGAGCTCAAAAACCCAATCCAGGCATCCGCCACACGGCATAAAGAAGTCGCGCTCCGCGACGATAAGCATCGCGACAACCGTATTATCACCACCGGTGACCATCGACGTCAGCGCATTAACCTCTGCATGCACATCGTGGCATCGAAAGCGATGCTCAACATTACAGCCAGCATATAAACGCCCCGACGCAGAGAGCACGGCTGATCCTACTCGCGTTCTTCCAATCACATGCGCATTGTCTCGCGCATTCCACGCGGCGGCACTCAGCGCGTGCAGCGCCTCGGCGAAAGCCTCGCGGGCCGGTTCAATTGGCGCCATAGAGCCCACGCAAGTCGTATCCGAGCCGCTCCCAAAGTCGTTTACCATCAATTGATGGTATCGAGCTCGTAGAATGCCTCGACTACGCTCATCGCCTGAGTGAGCCAGTCAGCCGGAGCTCTGTTTGGCTCAATCGCCACAGCTGCTTTAAGCTCGCGAACCACCCGGTCTTGTGCAAGCAACTCACCAGCATGATCTCGAATCCACCGCATAACAGAAGATCTCAGCTCAGAGCTCCCGAGAGCCGCTATCTCGACCAATGCACGTATTGCCCCGTAGCGAACCCACTTGTCGATATCGCTCAATAGCGTCTTTTCCAGAGTTTCGGCAGTTTTGGGATCGGGATCGAGCCCTAGAGCATGGACAATCCTCCAGCGAACGGTGCTATTCGGGCTTTTAAGCTTAGATATGAGGTTATCGCGAAGAGATTGCTCGAGCGGATTCCGCCTAACCGCGTTTGCGAAGGTCCAACCAATTATGTCATCAGCTGCAATTAGTTGTGCAGCCTCGCCCGGCTCGAACAAACTCTTTCCGGAAAATAATAGCTTCCATTCGTTAAACCAGCCCGTGGCCAAATCCGAGGTGGGCGGAGTCGCGTCGACGAGCCTGACGACGTCTCCTATTTCTGTCGCGCTTAGGAAAGGCCCAGCAGAAGATGACGGGAAAAGGCTAAGCGCGTCCCGAGCGCGAGTCGCCGTTGCCGTGATCAGATCCCATCGTCTTATTGCCAGCATGGCTAACATGACGATCTCCATCTCCGTAGTTACGCGCCCTTGTGGAGAATCCGGCGTCCTCCCTTCAGAGAGAGCATACGCAGCTCCGTAAATATTCCAATCGTATATACGTCGCACGAACGCGTCGGCCGTTGCGACATCTTGAATCTGCTGAAGCGCGAGGGCCAGAGCATCGAATGAACTTGCGCTAAACGTTATCGCATCGAGGAAGTCATTGCTCCAGCGCTTTGAATCCGCGACCACAAAGGCTGCCGCAAGGAAGTCATGATTGAGATGATGATCAAAAGTAGCACGATCACCATCGACGAGAAGTCGACCACTACTTGTCAACTTCTCTGCGGCACTTGTACCAGCACTGGCCAAGAACGCCTCGAACGGAAACGTACGGGATGCGAATTCTCGGTACGCTAGAAATGCAGCCTTCGAAGCGCTGATCAACTCAGTCGAATCAAGGCCAGCGTGGTTTACAAATAGATCACGAATTAGCGCTGCCAGACTTGTCGCTTCGCTACCGGCACCAAGCAACGCGTCGAGGAAATACGGATTTGTGAGCATCGCCCGCGCATCACGATCGCCTGTATCAAAGCGCGCGCTATTTCCCACCTTTTCCTGAAGCAAGCGCCGAACCTGTTCGTCGTCAATAGGAAGTATTGATGCCAAGTGCCAGCGCTCCACGTCGGGAAACGATCTGCGGACAAGGCGGTCGGCGACGATTGTGCCCGTGTTGGGAGAATAGCGAATGAATTGCTCCAGCGCTTCGAGCACTTGCTGCCCTGCCGTTGCAGGCACTTCGTTCAGACCGTCGACGAGAATAAGTCGCTGCACATGCGGGGGCAACGCGGCCAGGCGGCGGACACTAAGCTCACCGGAGCCAAGGCGTGAAAGCAAGAAGTCGACGCGCTCGGTTGCACTAAGAAGAAGGTTCCATTCGTCAACATCTGAACGGCTCCAGCGTTTCATATCTATGATGGTAACGATATCGCCGTGCTCTAATCGTGAACGCGCTAGACGACGAAGGGCAACGGATTTAGCTCCGCCGCCTCTGCCGGAGAGAATCACGCGACCCGCGACAAGCGCACCTTCGGCGAGCGTCGAAGCTTCCGTTTCCGCGTCGGGCTGACCAGCAAATAACTGCTCGTAAGAAGCAAACCAGCCGATCCTATATGTGAATTCGGGAGTCGGCAACGGAAATGTTGATGCAGCCCGGAGAAGGCTCTCGCGAAGATCAAGCAGAGCAGTGCCGTCCGTGGGCCTCATTTCTCTAATCTGCTGAAGGCGTCGCGCTCACTAAAGTGGACTTGCAAAGCGTCTGTGATTGCGCGGGCGAATGAGAGGGCAGCACTAGCGGCGTAATCTGTCCAAGCATCGCGGTCAGCATTGCTAGTCTTAGCGTTTACGAAATCTGAAATCCCGCGAATAGTTAGGAACTGCGGGTTATAATCTACAGAACATCGTGCTTCACATATGGCACTGGCGACGCCGTATGATTCCATCTCAAAGGCGATTACTTTATCGAAAAGCTCTAGGAGTTTAATCTGGTGTTCGCCAGCGTAATCGGCAAAAATCTTCTCACCTGCCGCAACGTTGCCCACATGAATACTGGGATGGATGTTCTTTTGATCCGGCCGCGCCCGTTCGATATGTTCATGCCAGCGTTTCTCCGTGCTTACCGACGTAACGAAATTCATTCGCAGATGCATCGACGGATGGTCGTATGCAATTTTACGCGGAATGATCTTATTGTCCGTCAGCTTCGCATATTCGACATAGTCTATGTAGTCGGCGATAATCACGTCTCCTAAATTCAGCTGCTCGCTTTTCTTCGCGTCCTCTTTCTGCTGCACGCCGCCGGCGGTGCCCGCCAAAAATATGTATTCCGGGCGCCACGCCTCAATTAGTCGCGACGCGGTTTGCGAAGCTGGCAGGTTCGAACGACTGCTCGCCTGGCAGACAACCACGTGAGGTTGACCTGTGTCTTCAGATGGCGCCAGGAAATATGGCGTCCCGTGGAGTGCAGCGCTGACGCCAAAGATCCGTCGCGCGTGGTCGAACTCTTCGTGCGTGATGGTAATAATGCCGATTCTAGCCTGTCCGAGTCGGCGTCTCTCGAACTGAAAGCTCATATTCCCACCTGCGACATTGCATCGCCACGATAGGCTAACGCAGTGACAGCTGCCTGGCATCTCCGCCGCCCCGGCAAGTTCTGTCGCCTGGCTTATACGCGCTACGCGTTCGATCCCGGCCGGAAGCTGCCTAAGGCTCCGATTCTGTCGACCGCTCAGTTTAGCCGTCCGCATTGATGTCGAACCGGTCCGCATAGGCCCGAAGCGCGATCGGAGCGCAGATTACGCCGCGCTTCCCCACCAGCCCGCAGGGTACGCCAACTCGACCCGGGTCTCACGCTACAGAGACGGCGCAGGCCATAAACCTTGGCCGCGTCGCCATTGACCGCACAGGAGCTCGAATCGGACAGCCCGACGGCGCCATCGACGCTGACGCGCCGACTATTTAGCGATTCCTGAGGGCTTCCTTAGCCGCTTGCTCTGCAGCAAGGCGAACGAATTCGCTTACGCCTTGCTTCGACGCCTCCGCCCCACGCCTAATCAGCTCTTTTTGATCTCTACTGACCTTGATCTCGATGCGAAAGCGATCTCGAGGAGAGCTAGGAACCGACTCTTCCATAAGGTCAGCCTTCCCACGTGGAGCATCTCTTTCATCCCCAAATTCCTCAGATGTCCCCCCGTTGAGAGGAGCGCTCTACCCCAGGCGGCGATCAGCAACAGCGCAGCAAAATCGTGCCGAACACTTGTTTGGCGCACGAGCTCTGGATATACTGTGGACAATTCCCGGGATATCTTCCCGGATCTCGAGGAGAATCGCCATCGCCGACAAGAGGCCGGTTACGCCTGGTAACCGTCGGATTCACCGTGCGCCGCACCGTCTCTATGTTGCCGACCTCTTCGCGGGCGCGGGCGGCCTGACCGAGGGATTCCGGCAAGCGGGATTCACTCCTATTGCCGCCGTCGAGTTCGATAAATGGGCAGCATGTACGTACGCTGCCAATTTCGGTGAGCACGTAATGGCGTGCCCAATTGAAGAAGTTGTCGTTAGTCGACTGCACGATCATCTAGTCTGGTCTGGTCGAGACGTAAGCGGCCAGCCGCTTCGGTTCGAGACGCCGGAGATCGACGTGTTAGTCGGCGGGCCGCCGTGCCAGGGCTTCTCGCCCCTCGGCAGGATGAATGATTGGGACTATAACGACCCCCGTAACAAGCTGTGGAGAGAATACGCGCGCGTGCTGGAAATTGTGCTCCCGAGAGCGTTCGTGTTGGAAAACGTGCCAGAGTTACTTAAGTCGAGCGAGTTTGAACGACTTCGTCGGCACGTCAAGAAGCTCGGATATTCTGTGAAGTCCGAAGTGCTTAACGCATCGTTTTACGGTGTTCCGCAAGCGCGTCGTCGCGCGATCGTGGTCGGTAGCCGTGTAGGTATGGCGTCGCTACCCGTTCCTATTCTTGAACATCGTCCGACTGTACGCGGCGCTATCGGCGATCTACCGCTCCTCCCAAACGGAGACAATTGGCACATTGCCCGCAATCCCACGCCTAAGTCGCGTGAGCGCTACGCGGCGGTGCCGCAAGGTGGTAATCGCTTCGACCTAATGCGGAATCGGCCCGACATAACGCCGAAATGCTGGCTGAACAAGAAGTCTGGAAGCACCGACGTCTTCGGGCGTATGTGGTGGGATGAACCCGCGCCTACCATTCGAACCGAATTCTTCAAGCCTGAGAAGGGTCGCTACCTACACCCTGAGGCGCACCGCCCGATAACGATCAGAGAGGCCGCTCGCCTTCAGACCTTCCCGGACGAATTCGCCTTCGTCGGCTCAAATGTACAGGTCGCTAAGCAGATCGGAAACGCGGTCCCGGTAGAGTTGGGGCGAAGGATCGCGATCCACGTTCGATCAACGGTTCTTGCGGGTGTCCAACAAGAGCAGCAAGCAACCCCCATCAAAGAACGACAAAAGGCCGCTCCGTAGAAATGACGTCGATCGTGCGCGGCTCCTAGAATTCTTCCTCGCGAACCCCGAGCGCCCGCTGAAGAACGCGGAGCTTGCTACGATGCTTGGTGCCAGCCGAGGGGATAGCTGGACTCGGCGCCTCCGTGAACTTCGGAAGGCAAAGTTCGGAGGATACACGATTCTCAGCGCACGCGACCGCGCTGACTTGCGTCCAGACGAATACTGGTTCCCCACGCAAGCGCGGAGGACACCCCAAAATGCCGCTGGCGTTTCAAACCGCCTTCGCGGCGAAGTATTCGCGCGCGACGCTTACACCTGCCAGTCGTGTGGAATTGCCCGTGGCCAACGCTACGACAATGGACGGACGGTAACGCTGCACATCGGTCACAACAAAGCCGAATCGCATGGGGGCGCAACCGAGATGGGAAACTGCATCACCCTATGCGCCCGATGTAACGAGGCGGAGTCGAATGTAGGGCCGGATCGACCGAACCTCAATAAGACAATGGCGCAGGTTCGTAGGCTGCCCCGATTTGAGCAAAAGGAGATCTTTGAGTTCCTCAAATCCGTGTTCGACAAATGACGAAGTCGGAGCAAATGTCGCGCGTTCGGACGCGTCACACAGCCGCGGAAATGGTCGTGCGACACGCACTTTCCGCGCGGGGCGTCCGCTATCGACTTCACCGTCCCGACCTGCCGGGGAAGCCCGACCTCTACGTCGCTCGTCTGCACCTCGCCATCTTCGTCAATGGATGCTTTTGGCACGGGCACGATTGTCGGCGCGGCGCGCTACCCGTGACAAACCGCGAATTTTGGGAGAGCAAGATCACGCGCAATCGCACTCGTGACGCAGATGTGTTCGCTCAACTCGCCGAGCGTGGAATCGCCACTATGACGGTATGGCAGTGCGAGCTGAAACTAGCCGAATCCATTGCTGACGGAGTCGCGGCGAAGTATCGGAGATCCCAATGAACGACCTACTTCCGCAGCTTGCTCAGGCACGCGCAGATTTCCTGAGCCAGATCAAGACAAGCATCTTGTGGGTGAAGCCAAAGTCGGGCTTGAAACGATCAATCGTTAGTCGACTCGGCCCACACGTCGACGGTGC
The window above is part of the Candidatus Sulfotelmatobacter sp. genome. Proteins encoded here:
- a CDS encoding peroxiredoxin, which translates into the protein MAVIAIVVLVLLGAAGFVFRRTRSHLTTGKRAPDFVVQAALGGDVRTFRLSDELRKGPVVLYFFPKSFTSGCIVEANAFSAAAPQFAEFGATIIGLSGDDIETQKKFSTQECQSTFLIGSDPGLAVGKQYDVALVANVPNRTSYVIAQDGTIVESFTSMFQPQEHVAKTLAAVRTLARR
- a CDS encoding carboxymuconolactone decarboxylase family protein → MSQRLNPMTAAPEAIQPLFAAGKYLTEGTLEPVLRTLVYLRVSQINACAFCIAMHNRELEHLGESGDRVWGLPAWREAPWYSPRERAALAYAETLTRLAEEDVGDELFAELRAQFSEREIVDLTLAISIINTWNRFSVSFRTPPESAAAVLASLRQPAMAGAGH
- a CDS encoding Uma2 family endonuclease translates to MLDPTPGPLDLATFEELLARSETKLELLEGEVVAFAGGSIAHAVLTSRLHAAVAGVAATGCQAFTSDVAVRLQDARTYVFPDVSYTCEPLDPQATAIVAPVLVIEVISPDSKTRDRVEKLDAYQSIPSLQEYVLVDSRRVWTCVYRRFASTWTETVLNSLEDTLELHAPSVAIPLATLYAGTARILEEP
- a CDS encoding carotenoid oxygenase family protein, whose amino-acid sequence is MNSTLAATSAGFGLGLASQNHEIAVDRLPLSGRLPDWLTGTLLRNGPARFEVGAERYRHWFDGLAMIHRFGIADGAVSYRNRFLRTPAFLEAERSGRIASSEFGTNPQRSFFERLRTLGQSSNGHNANVNIVPFAGDYLALTETPEPVRFDGTTLETKGALAYDDQVRGQVTTAHTVYDPVRRATFNIVIEMGRNATYKFVRIDDGTLRRTVVATVTTDQPCYLHAFSATAEHLILVEYPLIVRPLDLLLMRKPFIENYRWEPGRGTRIHVVRKDGGALVGTFSAEAMFAFHHINAYDEADAIVVDIAAYDDATIVDDLSLDHLLQPDGPHISRGEFRRYRLTPGRETADVEILAVETTELPRVARERIGQPYRYAYGIDWPAGAFDHIVKVDTHTRDVISWTAPNTYVGEPVFVGRPGAQDEDDGVLLCVGLEAAADRSALLVLDARTLTELARAEVPQTIPYGFHGMFH
- a CDS encoding helix-turn-helix transcriptional regulator, with product MSERHVEATTEQSGLSSDLNATAASLLGLLLRGPQTGWELYAAFEESIGHFWSLTRSQVYRELKTMADRGLIELGASGPRESRRCTITQAGRAAFHAWIARMPGDEIIRFPLLLTIFFGEAVPPQALVDACTEHRRIHAERLAVYEVLLPKAREHTTYSALALAFGLDYERMVLRWIDGLPWMRAEDSEVT
- a CDS encoding peroxiredoxin encodes the protein MRVSMIVPILATAAVALSAPASAQLTDGAKAPEFTALAALGGDVQTFDLRAALANGPVVLYFFPKSFTKGCTIEAHAFSDHIADFKKLGATVIGVSADDIETQKKFSTQECRSNFLVASDPTLKIAAEYDAKINDQYANRTSYVIAPSGQIVEAYTDMEPLPHIDRALAALKSLPAH
- a CDS encoding HEAT repeat domain-containing protein, which produces MPTPEFTYRIGWFASYEQLFAGQPDAETEASTLAEGALVAGRVILSGRGGGAKSVALRRLARSRLEHGDIVTIIDMKRWSRSDVDEWNLLLSATERVDFLLSRLGSGELSVRRLAALPPHVQRLILVDGLNEVPATAGQQVLEALEQFIRYSPNTGTIVADRLVRRSFPDVERWHLASILPIDDEQVRRLLQEKVGNSARFDTGDRDARAMLTNPYFLDALLGAGSEATSLAALIRDLFVNHAGLDSTELISASKAAFLAYREFASRTFPFEAFLASAGTSAAEKLTSSGRLLVDGDRATFDHHLNHDFLAAAFVVADSKRWSNDFLDAITFSASSFDALALALQQIQDVATADAFVRRIYDWNIYGAAYALSEGRTPDSPQGRVTTEMEIVMLAMLAIRRWDLITATATRARDALSLFPSSSAGPFLSATEIGDVVRLVDATPPTSDLATGWFNEWKLLFSGKSLFEPGEAAQLIAADDIIGWTFANAVRRNPLEQSLRDNLISKLKSPNSTVRWRIVHALGLDPDPKTAETLEKTLLSDIDKWVRYGAIRALVEIAALGSSELRSSVMRWIRDHAGELLAQDRVVRELKAAVAIEPNRAPADWLTQAMSVVEAFYELDTIN
- a CDS encoding DNA cytosine methyltransferase — protein: MRKRSRGELGTDSSIRSAFPRGASLSSPNSSDVPPLRGALYPRRRSATAQQNRAEHLFGARALDILWTIPGISSRISRRIAIADKRPVTPGNRRIHRAPHRLYVADLFAGAGGLTEGFRQAGFTPIAAVEFDKWAACTYAANFGEHVMACPIEEVVVSRLHDHLVWSGRDVSGQPLRFETPEIDVLVGGPPCQGFSPLGRMNDWDYNDPRNKLWREYARVLEIVLPRAFVLENVPELLKSSEFERLRRHVKKLGYSVKSEVLNASFYGVPQARRRAIVVGSRVGMASLPVPILEHRPTVRGAIGDLPLLPNGDNWHIARNPTPKSRERYAAVPQGGNRFDLMRNRPDITPKCWLNKKSGSTDVFGRMWWDEPAPTIRTEFFKPEKGRYLHPEAHRPITIREAARLQTFPDEFAFVGSNVQVAKQIGNAVPVELGRRIAIHVRSTVLAGVQQEQQATPIKERQKAAP